A single genomic interval of Drosophila virilis strain 15010-1051.87 chromosome 2, Dvir_AGI_RSII-ME, whole genome shotgun sequence harbors:
- the LOC6630037 gene encoding golgin subfamily A member 7, which yields MSQGGGTPSAGNPTILHGGKVFIQRDYSDGTSVKFHTRLPPELEGMIERHVFEATINRLNEFYAEAEEGSCSTYCEGCIGCITAYLIYMCSETHYEKTLRKISKFVASQNERIYNPKGLQLIDPTFRGLRVIEITIFDRPGRT from the exons ATGTCACAAGGCGGTGGCACCCCATCAGCTGGCAATCCAACCATCCTGCATGGCGGCAAGGTCTTCATTCAGCGCGATTACAGCGATGGCACCTCCGTGAAGTTCCATACAAGGCTGCCCCCTGAGCTGGAGGGAATG ATTGAACGTCATGTCTTCGAGGCGACCATCAACAGGCTTAACGAATTTTATGCCGAGGCGGAGGAGGGTTCGTGTAGCACCTACTGCGAGGGCTGCATAGGTTGTATTACGGCgtatttgatatatatgtgCTCCGAGACACATTACGAAAAG ACGCTGCGCAAGATTTCCAAATTTGTTGCTTCCCAAAATGAACGCATTTACAATCCAAAGGGTCTGCAATTGATTGATCCAACATTTCGTGGTCTTCGCGTCATAGAAATTACCATATTTGATCGTCCAGGGCGAACGTGA